Proteins encoded together in one Microcaecilia unicolor chromosome 3, aMicUni1.1, whole genome shotgun sequence window:
- the E2F6 gene encoding transcription factor E2F6, with amino-acid sequence MKVPRPRFDASLVYLTRKFMDLVKAAPDGVLDLNDVARTLGVRKRRVYDITNVLDGIHLLQKRSKNLIQWLAPMELCGGTEPVSAARVSSINQVKRKVPEQQKLKDELADLSAMEQALDELIKECAHQLFELTDDKQNGKLAYVTYQDIRSIEAFHEQIIIAVKAPEETKLEVPAPSEDSIRVHIKSTKGPIDVYLCEMQQDGPDSRTFEDLAATLKSETKMETQESVPLDEE; translated from the exons ATGAAAGTTCCCAGGCCTCGTTTTGATGCATCCCTGGTGTACCTGACCCGGAAGTTTATGGACCTTGTCAAAGCTGCTCCTGATGGAGTTCTTGATTTAAATGATGTAGCAAGGACTTTAGGGGTCCGGAAGAGGAGAGTATATGACATCACCAATGTGTTAGATGGCATCCACCTTCTTCAGAAAAGATCTAAGAACCTTATCCAGTGGCT AGCTCCTATGGAATTGTGTGGAGGCACTGAACCTGTTTCAGCAGCAAG GGTGTCCAGTATCAATCAAGTTAAAAGAAAGGTACCAGAGCAGCAAAAACTAAAAGATGAACTCGCTGATCTGTCAGCTATGGAACAGGCTCTGGATGAATTAATTAAGGAATGCGCCCACCAGCTATTTGAGTTAACAGATGacaaacaaaatggaaa GCTAGCTTATGTGACCTACCAAGATATCCGCAGCATTGAAGCCTTCCATGAACAGATAATTATTGCAGTGAAAGCTCCTGAGGAGACCAAACTAGAAGTGCCAGCTCCTAGTGAA GATAGTATAAGAGTACATATAAAGAGTACAAAGGGGCCAATTGATGTTTATTTATGTGAGATGCAGCAGGATGGCCCAGATTCCAGAACATTTGAAGATCTAGCTGCCACATTAAAGTCTGAAACCAAAATGGAAACACAAGAGTCAGTACCCCTTGATGAAG